Genomic DNA from Paramisgurnus dabryanus chromosome 11, PD_genome_1.1, whole genome shotgun sequence:
tttttaaaatcattcaaaatcaaTGACTGGTTAATGATTTTACATTACAATTCTGTTGTGGgctataataaatatgtatctatattaaaaaataaaagtgtaaCATTTTATATAAGCGCCTGTCAATCACCAATGCTTTTTAAAATTCTATTGAAGCaaaattattatataaaatgcTGCCTGTTAAccttttattttacatattaacTGACTTATGTCACACAGCAATCACAATGAACAATGTGTGTGTGATAGTATAGGGAAAAACCTCAACAAGTTGTGCAAATAAACAAACTCAATCCAGACACGTCCACCATCTATGCAAAGTCATCTGACAGCTTGAGACCAGACAGTGGCcattataaaagacagattcGGCAGACAAGACTGTAAAGATTGCTTGTTTAACGGGGGTAGATGGGATGAAAATAATGCCTTTTCAATTGTTTATTCCCATTTTGTCCTGAGACGTGGTTTTCAGACgtcaatattttaaacaaagCCACTGACAGATGATCACCTCGAGACATGTCAACAAAGATGAGTGACTTCAGTAACCCTAACCGGGCAAATACTAAGCAGCCACAACATCAGGCATTATGGATGgtgtttatttaaacaaaaaactcACCTGAAAATCGGCCAGGATCATTTCTCTGTCCATGTTGCTATCGGAGGCCATTGCTTTGACAGGCTAACGACACATGTAAAAAGCCCCAAAAAATTAACCTCCGAATACAGAAGTGCAACAGAGGACACGGCTTGTATGTGTACGGGGAGTAACTGATGTATAAACAATGCTTTCCAGGCCGTGTTGACAACGTTTAGTGGATTTCAGTGTTTCTGTTATCGTCACTTTGCTGTTCCGGATCGGCGTTCAAAGCAACGGAAACATCTTACGGCTGCCGTAAAGAAGTGTCGTGAATTGTCGTGCCAGCTTACGGTTGAAATGGCCCGGTTTTTTTAAAGGAGCAGCAGGGCCGTGGTTAAATTTGAATGCAGTGTTATAAAGGGGACTTGTTTGTGACAAGTTGAAGACTTGTTTGCGTTTAAATAACCGCTTTGTGACGTGTCAAGACCCCAGAAAGCTTTACCCCCTCGAGTGTATTTATTTAGCTAAATTGTTTGCGGTGTCTGTTGGCAGTGTCCTGAATGATTATTTGGGCTGTAGcaagttttttgttgtttgtttcaaCTGAGTGCAACCCCTTAAAATTATGCTAAAAAATAAGATTTCAAACAACATGAAAATCTGCATGTTACAAATTTATGATTAGTAGCTTTTTGTTAGTGTTGGTTTCATTTTACtctcaaaaacatttaaaccatCCCAAACTGGTCTAAGCTAGTCTCCCAAGTCTGGTCAGGTGGATCTGCTGGCTGGTTACGGTACTGACAGTGCTGAGTTCTGGGTATTTTTAGCAAGTCAGGCCACCCAGCAAAACCAGCTGAAAAGCAGGATGGGTGACATCACTGCTGGCACACTAAAGACTCTGATAGGCTTTGGGTCATACTTTTGGTTTGTTGTGTTAGATTAACATTTGTTACTTTTTAGAAAGATCTACTGTGTGTAGTTAAGGTGTGCAGTAATCTATAACATAGCTATAAATAATATGTGATTTTGCTTAATACATATATCTATTCTAAAATTAGAAAAGTGTCAAAACCTCATGAATTTTAAAAACTGGGAGGATGCATCTCCCCTTCACATGACTTATTTAAAACCTAAACTGTTTATCGGTCTTGCTTcgtaaaatgcatttttttatataaacccATTTTATTGTTTATGCTGCAAAACATGGGAACTGAGACACGAAGGTTGGTTCAGTGTGACAAAATCAGTGAGAAAGCTGATCTCTGAAAGTGCATCTCTCCCGGCATTACGGTTGAGTCCCGCCTCGCGTCTGTTAAGTGGGCGGAAACTGCCCCTTTATTTCAAAAACGTAGTGATGTCAAACAACAGCGGCATAGTTTTGACAAAGTCAGCTGTCTTTCAACACCAGTACGCCAGGTTTAAGGACATCATGCGATCCACGGGACGTGTGCATTATTCAGCAGGTAGCGGATACAacgtttcattttaaatgatctGTACTATGACGTCGTCCACAGCGTATGGGCACCTATGCGCTTACAACGAAAACCTCTACAGCTATTCAAGCGGCGTTTGGATACCCTGCGCGGACTGGAAACCTGTTCAAGATTATTTCTACGCGTGTCAGTCTTGCCCCCGGCTGGCGGACTGGTATTTGTCAGTTATCCATTTTTGATCAGCCGCATGCCAGGCTCTGACCGATTTGATGTGCGAATCACGAAACATTTGCATTTGACGTTTTACGTTTTTTGCCCCGTTCAAATTGGGCGGGAAGTTTACAAAAAACTCACAACGGAGCTTTGCAAATGCTTTGGATGAATTTTTCTAATTCCCTCGCGGAATAGCAGTCCACCCCGTGTATTTTTCTCTTTCAGAGGTCGTTTGGAAAACGCGTTAGCGGCTTGACATCTGCCAATGCCTTGAACGGATCGCAGTTCTCCAGCCCATTGCACCTGCATATAGTTAATATCAAAGGACTCATGAAAGGGCACAGATGAGACGTCTCAGATACGAGCATTTCTTTTCATGTAGTAGTCCCTCGATCTACTGTTTTTTTGCTATAGATCTCTAAAGTGCTTGCATGTGAGATCATTTGTACCAGGACTtttcatgttgttgttgtttacatATCTGCCGCCTGCAAACCAAAAACGACTGCGCGGACGCGTTTTCATCTCTCCGCTTCAATGGTTAGCAATAGCATCTTtataatgaataaaacaacgTTAACCTGGGTTCATTTCTAACCAAGCTGGCGTTCCTGTACGTCGTCTTCACGTTTAACAGACCCGTGTTATCTGGAGAGCTTCATGTCACACAGGGACTCGGGGAGGAACTTCTCAAAGAGATCATATAAAAAGAGGATGTGTCTTTAGGTTTTGAATTTTCTTCTCTATAACCGATAAATGTCTAAATATCTGAAAGCTATGGCGTGACATCCCTGTTTTCTGCATGCGCTGGTTCCGATGGTTTCAGTAGGACGATATTAACGAGGGCGGACCTTGGCTCATCTCCAGCGGATATTTTTTGGGGGGCTGGAGGATCGACTATTTACTACGGCGTTGTACTACTTCTCGTCACCATCACGATTTTTCATATAAACCAACGGACATCTTTTAAACCTGGAAACAGAGATATTCAACCTCTCAAGCACTTTGTCAGGGGATATAATGGCCGAGGCCATGGCTATAGATAAGTTGAGCACTGCCGCTGCAAGAGGAGATCTGGAGAAAATTGAAAGGGTATTATTGCAAAGCAACGTTAACGTTAATGAAAGGAACAAGTACGGCAGGACACCATTGCAGGTTAGACTCACAAACCTAGACATTTTACATCTAACGGCCTTTAGAAGTCAACTTTATTGCTTTCCATGTGTTGTTTGTTAAGCATTTGAAGCACTTAAGATAATTTATCTATCATTTTTTTACACCACGATGTTTACAATGCACCGTGCATCAGCTCCAAGAAAATACTTCGGTTTGTAGGCAATGTAAGCAGAGACTCGTATGATTTATTTTAACGTTTATTTGTTAACCACCACCACGTATCCACCTGTTGTAGCCTATGTGATCTCATTAGGCCAAATTTGAGTTTTAAATTAACAGGCCCATTTCCAAATacgtacatttttttgtaatattaGCTAAttattatatcatttgattatgCATCTGAACAAATGTTGTACACCTTTAGTTACGGTGCTGTTTAACATTTGAAATTCTTGTTTTGATCAGCCTCGCTGTCTGAAATAATTCAAGAACTATTCAAATGTTAGTGAATTTAGCTTCAAAAAATTTTTTAGACAGCCTAAAAGACTAAAAACAACATCAGGATATTTTTTATGAACACTCAGGTTTTTTTATAGACAGTAAGGCCCAAAATGTTTGTAGATGCTtatgttcattgtttgttttgtgAGGTAATATAAAACTCTCGCAAATCAGtttgatataaaaatattttacaagcttacaaaaaaattacccttttaaaaagttatttgcttactaaaaatatttcaaatcagaTTATCAGAAGACCGACCAATAGGATGCAAACCAAACACAATATAACTGCAAAAATTAAACTGTATTTTCAGTCAGCATATCACTGAATTACTCATTTTCTTGTCTCATATTCCTACAATATACACATCTTAACTTCAGAATGAGTGATTTTGAGTTTAGAGTCTGCTCACATGGGTAATCCCCATTCTCCATGTGCGCAACAATCTATTAAATTATGTCACAAGTATAGAGCTGTGTAAAATAAGGCTTACATGTTGAAATATTGGTGTGATACTGGTGAACTTCCTGGTAAAATTTCCATAAACACAACCCATGTGGGAATTTTTCTTGGTTATGTCGACGTCACCTGAAAATCGCACACTTTATCTGCTCAAAATGTAGTTTGCTCTGTAGGctaaatacacaaaacaattttaatataacacttaTAACTCTTTAataatacaaacattttaatttcataagagctattattataaaaaatatatgcatATTGTAAAAATTATCGTAATTGTTCTACCCGTTCTACCACATGCAGTAAAAAATAACACGATTAGTTTACACTATTTTGTATCCGTTTACAATCAGATGTAAATAATTCACCCTGAAATAATAAACTAATGTTTAGGCATTATCGAAAAATGTACACTTGACCTTGAAATtttactaataaataaaaaaaacaattattttggaaacacacatACCCAGAAttctttaataattattttctttGAGAGCAGTATCAACATCTTAACGCATGATGTCTGTTTAATATCTCTCAGGTGGTGAAACTTGGCTGCCCGTCCACAGCTTTGGCGCTACTTCAAGCGGGCGCGGACGCAAACCTCCGCGACCCCATCGGAGGATTGACCGTCAGTCACGACGCCGCGAGAGATGGATATCTGGACACTCTACAGGTGCTCGCGCAGAATGGTGCTGATGTCAATCTCCTTGACAACGATGGCAACCTGCCTCTGCATCTGGCCGCGCGGGAGGGACACCTTGATGTCGTGCAGTATCTTGTAAATCATTGCAACACGCAGCCTTTTCAGCCTAACGCAAGAGGCTACACGCCTCGAGATCTGGCGTCCATGCACAAAAAACTAAAAACTGTGGAGTGGTTAGACAACATTGTGCCTTAATCAACAAAGAGATTTTGATCGGCTTATAGGCCAATGTGATTTGTTGCGTAACAGAGGTAAACAGATGCTGAACATGATCACCAACCCTGTCCTGAAGATCCACCGCCCTCctgcctctaattaattagatagCAATCAAAAGCTTGATTAGCAGTTTGACTGGGGTTAAAGCagaactctgcaggacagtagatCTCCAAGAACAGGATTGGCGACCACTGTGAATCGAAAATTCAGCTAACTACCTCTTATTGCGATATAAAATGTCAGATTTCGGGCTCAGGGGCTTGTGTTTATTTGTGAAGAACAAATCATATTTCAACTGATATCACTGATATGAAATCCACGTGGGACTCTTTTGCATAGaaaataatcaacaaaaattTCAATTGGCTGAAGCCTTTATGTTTTGTCCGAGGGAGGGACAAATCATCGAAATATAAGAATGTTCATAAATATTCACCAATTCTGCGTTTTAGATTTATAGATAATTTCTTAGACTAACTTTTAATTATTACAGTTCAACAACGCAttttataacaaaaataactGAGTATTAAGTTGTGTATTAATCTGTTCAAAAGGTAATAgtaaaaaatctctttttttaaTTGCACTATGCTGGTCAAAATTCATTTAACAGCCCCTGATtgctttttgtgatttttatgaCAGCGGAATTGCACTTTTGCTTGTATTTAATATATGTGTAACATCAGTATTTAAAGATTAAATCTTtgcaaaataaccaaagagatGATAAACGGTTTCAGTATGATTTCGTAAACGTGTGTTTAACTATGGCCTAGTGTCACTGAAATACGGGTAGGCCTTAAAACATTCATGAAACTGTATTAAATACAACACCGTGTGCATTAATGAGATGTTTGCCTGAACATTGATAACTGCTGTTGATGTTGTCAAATGtttagaaaacaaataaaacgaTGTGATGTTAGTAATTGCATATTTTATGTTAAGTATACAAGTTTACATTTGAGATGTTACGTTTGAGTTGtctgtattttatatataagcAGAAATAGCTTCACAGCTGTcaataaaaagtttatatgCTTAGGCTTTCTTTCAAGCGAAAAGCGAAACTAAATTAATATTACGTTTTACTGTATGACCTTTGACTATTTTAATgccttttacatttttaaataattgaaatgtatataaaatgtcTATAAGAAGCAActtaaatgcatgcaaaattaAATGTACACAATTTTATGGGACTGCCTCAAATTATTTGACTATTGGACTAAAATATTTCAAACGTTTGAAGATGCTTTCGCCATAGATTTAAAAGTGGCCATAGATTTTAAAGTGGAAGCATGTCTCACCCCCTTCTCTTGAAACATGGCTAAAGGAGGTGTTTACTTGCATTAAACTGGAAAAAATCTGACTCTCGCTTACTGGTTCTTTACGGACGTTTGACAAGGTGTGGCGCCCCTTTTTAGATTATTTGCTGGCTAACTCTCTTGATACATAAGCTGAGCATTAATATATGTTATTCTTTTAATTAGTTATTTAtgttacaaaaatattaagcCACCATGGGAAGTTATAGGTTGTTGAGGGAGGGATGTGTGTTTTCTGGGGTAGAGTTAGTAATAACATGGtataatcattttataaaaatgtatgatatAATTGGTGATTTGATATTCCatgtaaaaatctaataaataaaaaattaaaatgcttttaatgGACAGTCAAATGCAAATGTAGCCTATCATGTGGGCTCATTATTTCACAACCGTCTCGTGGTaatctaaaataaatattttgacaGTCATTCATTTCAAAACACGACAACATGATTCGGAGAGGGTGGAGATGTTTAACCACGCGTCTATTTGTAACAATGTGTCCATATTAGCTTGTGTAACGCGCGTTTTTATTAATATGGCTCGTGCGTCAAACATACTGCTATCACTCTttaaaaatggtgctaaatagcacccAAAGTTCGTAATCATATGGGAACTATTTTTAGTGCATTTATATCACATATATAGCGCCTACGAAGAACCATACGGGGTGATTTAGCACCCCTATAGCACCACTGATGGTTCTACAGAGCACAATATGGATCTACTAcacaggtgctatatggcacataaaatggttcctctataaTTACGAGCCAATGAACCACTTTTCGTGCCATTTAGCATTCGTTTGTTTTTAGGGTGTATATTAGTGTTTGTATAATACAAaggagaaataaataaaataataaataaataataaaatggtGACTGAATGAGAGGAGTTTCATGGCTGAGAAGGCAAACGCTGCAACAGAAACCCGTTACATCGGTGGGAGGAACCGGTGCGCAGTGCCAACATTTTCAAATTTAGGCGCTTTCGTTGCAAAAACGCTCGGGTTTCTCTCCAAACGCAATGTGAAAGACAACaccatacattttattaataggGTTATCTTTGGAGATTTTTAAAAACGCCAAATTAATTTCCATGAATTGTGGAGATGTCATGAAGTGATCCTCTTCCTGGTTGCGCGGCTTCACGCATGCTGCGTAAATCTTCTAGAAACGCGCCATCCCTGCTTTATCATTCATTACTTTTGAAATTCAACGAATGACAAATCGACGATTGACAATTTTACAGTTCGCAACACAGCTATTTTATCGCATGTCTACGATGAAACGGTAAATAAACAGCCTCTGAATGAATACAAACTTtagtaaatgtgtttttaaaaacttgtaTAGACATGTCTGTGGTCGGTAGCATATAGCATTTGTGTTGGGTGATAGTTTATCAACaacctttatttttatacaaaaaCATTGTTTAGAAAACTGTTTATGTTTATTGGTGGAATTGTGTGTGggttagtttaaaaaaaaaaaactaagcaTGCGTTTAATTATACATATAGCAAATGGTCTGTGTATAgcattttattaattaaacGAAAGTCAAATGCAAATTCGACataacgttttaatgaatatttTAATAAAGGGTTAGAGAGTTGTAAGCACAAGTAAATTTGCGTGTTATGCCGAGGCAGAGGACTTTACACGGCCATCTTTTCGATTTATCTGtgcatataaatgtatttatacatCTTAGCATACTTATGATAAACGTTTTATATTGTAATATATACTGGTAATAAATTGTGGCATGTCCACTATGAGAAGATCACAATAAAGTGATCTTTCTTTAACATTACAGTGTGTGAATGTTTAGGTCTCTGACCTTTCTAGGAGATTGAgttgtatacagtatgtcattacacttatattaatattatattgaAATTTTAGCTCAGCTGTTTAAAGACATTATTTTGAAATGAATCAGGGTTAACACTGCTTACACAAACCTTTCTACAACAGATCCCCTCTTGCACGTTTGGTAATGCTAATTTAACCCCAGTGTGGGTTACATATATGAAAAAGACATTTCGATACTTTTGACCTATAAAATGGATGAAATGAGACATTAGGGATCGTTATGAGACAGACCTTTGCATCTGCATTTCACAAACACTTGTGATTTGACACATACTCAGCTGGGAGTTTATGACATATTTTGCTGTCTTTAATTGCTCGACTGCAATATTTTGCTTTGTCCCAGTGACTTATTGGATGTCAAAATGTTTCTATTTATGCCAACCAAAATATGTGAGAAAGTAAAAATTGTTTTATATCTAAAGTTCAAAATACTTGAATAGGTTCCAGTGGGTACTAAATAATAATTAGTTATTCTAATTGTTCAAAAtagttaaatattattttgattttgtttgttaaatttGTAAAACATTATTAGATTTTAATAACTAATTGTAATTAATctcattattatatatttttttatatgtcattATTATTGTGAGAAAAGacaacaaaatattatgttGACCTTAGCTAAATATATAGCCTATTTACTTCGGTTAGCACTCACAGTATTGATTGTTTCTTAAGTGACTTTAACAATACTAATGATAATGTAAAAGGGCGTTTTGTATTTGTGTAACTGGTGTGGTCAAAGACAAATTACAACCTTGGTTAACAATAAAGTTGTATTGTATTGTGTAATATGAGACACACTtggttttaagataaaaatgctGTGAGAAGAAACATAAAAGCAACCTAAACGACATTTTCTTTCTccacaatatacagtatatttttgTTATATATCAATACAACATAGTTTAAGTGTGCATACAATGATAATTGCTTTTAACCCCAGTGCTATAAAATGTTATGtacacaaataataataaaaagcctcAAAATATTCTTGTTGTGTGGTTGTAAGTTATTAGAGAATGTTCAACAAAACACCCGTTGCTTTACAGCCAAAGCCCCATTGATTTTGTGGGCAAAATAACAAGTTTGCTGCTTTGTAATTTATGAGCATTACAAGAGCTTCTGTGGGCAGCTGCCAGGTGGAGTGCCACTTGAAAGCTTTGTTTTCCCACAGAAGGGGTGATACAATATGTCCAAAAGCTGTGGTGGTGAGACATTGGGCAAtcgacagggtcacatttatcaGACTTTGGAAAAACCCAAGCATTTTGCTTTTCAATTTCATGAGAAGTTAATTTGTGGTTGCAATGAGTGACAGCACAGGACTCAATTCAAGTGCAGTTTCCTTCCACATTCTCGACCGGCAGAGGGTTGTGACATAAAAATGATGACCAGAGTTtttcaaaacacacacatacccaTTCCATCAGTGTTGGTGAAAGTTActtttacaatattaagttactcctaaaaaaagtaactaattgtgttacttagttacttttcatggaaaatAATGCTCACTtcactttttagttacttttgcgttactttttcttggctgaggcttgatctctttaaggccttgcatgtgttttttatgactgaaaaattctgcattcagaaattgcatatttcatcacaaaaatgtcgagctctggcctgccatctcagtttctgactcaaactgttcccacacagacgtgtacgcatagagtagataatgtgactatgtttagtttaattcagtgcataattttttttaatcgaattaattaaactaaaaagtaacttgcattacttttttgaaaaagtaactcaaatattaatgtgtacatttaaaaagtaatgcgttactttactcgttacttcagaaaactaacattattacgtaatgcacgttacttgtaatgcgttacccccaacactgctttCCATACCCATAACATTTTTACCCAAAGAAGTAGATtatatgtacacacacactaatacacacacatttacaaatCTATCCTTATAAGCGCATTAAAATGTCCTATATATACTATAACCCTAACCAACCATCTAAACCTCACCCTAACAAAACACTTTCgacattttt
This window encodes:
- the cdkn2c gene encoding cyclin-dependent kinase 4 inhibitor C — protein: MAEAMAIDKLSTAAARGDLEKIERVLLQSNVNVNERNKYGRTPLQVVKLGCPSTALALLQAGADANLRDPIGGLTVSHDAARDGYLDTLQVLAQNGADVNLLDNDGNLPLHLAAREGHLDVVQYLVNHCNTQPFQPNARGYTPRDLASMHKKLKTVEWLDNIVP